In Blattabacterium cuenoti, the following proteins share a genomic window:
- the rpsL gene encoding 30S ribosomal protein S12, which yields MPTIQQLIRKGRTSVPKKRKSIALDFCPQKRGVCTRVYTTTPKKPNSAMRKVARVRFTNGREVISYIIGEGHNLQEHSIVLVKGGRVKDLPGVKYKIVRGARDTAGVNGRKKSRSKYGTKMNKEKKD from the coding sequence ATGCCTACTATACAACAATTAATTAGAAAGGGAAGAACCTCCGTTCCAAAAAAACGAAAATCTATTGCATTAGATTTTTGTCCTCAAAAGAGAGGAGTCTGTACTAGAGTTTATACTACAACTCCGAAAAAACCAAATTCTGCTATGCGAAAAGTAGCACGTGTTCGTTTTACAAATGGAAGAGAAGTTATTAGTTATATAATTGGAGAAGGACATAATTTACAAGAACATTCAATTGTATTAGTTAAAGGAGGTAGAGTTAAAGATTTACCAGGAGTAAAATATAAAATAGTAAGAGGAGCACGCGATACCGCTGGTGTAAATGGAAGGAAAAAAAGCAGGAGTAAATATGGTACAAAAATGAATAAAGAAAAAAAAGACTGA
- the map gene encoding type I methionyl aminopeptidase, with protein sequence MISLKNIEEIILIKKSATLASKTLGMLSKEIKPGINSIYLDKLAESFIRDNGGTPAFLGLYDFPNTLCVSPNNQVVHGIPNYDPLCEGDIISIDCGVYMNGFYGEHAYTFEVGEVSDEIKEFLSCSKKSLYLGISKCKKNNHIGDIGFSIQYYIEKNGFNVVKDLVGHGIGRKMHEEPHVPNFGKKGKGLKLQDGMVLSIEPMVNIGSSKIVFHKDGWTITTFDKKLSSHYEHNVAIVDGNPYLLSTFSYIYKELNIKSLEEDPFQNEKINV encoded by the coding sequence TTGATATCTTTAAAAAATATTGAGGAAATAATATTAATTAAAAAAAGTGCAACTCTAGCCTCAAAAACATTAGGAATGTTATCTAAAGAAATAAAACCTGGAATTAATAGTATTTACTTAGATAAATTAGCAGAATCTTTTATTCGTGATAATGGAGGAACTCCAGCTTTTCTTGGTTTATATGATTTTCCTAATACTTTATGTGTTTCTCCAAATAATCAAGTAGTACATGGAATTCCTAATTATGACCCTTTATGTGAAGGAGATATAATTTCTATAGATTGTGGAGTTTATATGAATGGATTTTATGGAGAACATGCTTATACTTTTGAAGTAGGTGAGGTATCTGATGAAATAAAAGAATTCCTCTCTTGTTCTAAGAAATCCCTATACTTAGGAATTTCTAAATGTAAAAAGAATAATCATATCGGAGATATAGGTTTTTCGATACAATATTATATTGAAAAAAATGGATTTAATGTAGTTAAAGATCTTGTAGGACATGGAATAGGAAGAAAAATGCATGAAGAACCACATGTTCCAAATTTTGGAAAAAAAGGAAAAGGATTAAAATTACAAGATGGTATGGTTCTTTCTATAGAACCAATGGTTAATATTGGTTCTTCAAAAATTGTTTTTCATAAAGATGGATGGACTATTACTACTTTTGATAAGAAATTATCATCTCATTATGAACATAATGTAGCTATTGTTGATGGAAATCCTTATTTGCTATCCACTTTTAGCTACATTTATAAAGAACTTAATATTAAATCTTTAGAAGAAGATCCATTCCAAAATGAAAAAATTAATGTATAA
- the rpsS gene encoding 30S ribosomal protein S19, with protein MPRSLKKGPYVSQKLYKKVLKNIESKKKIVIKTWSRTSTILPDFVGHTFSIHNGKQFINVYITENMIGHKLGEFAPTRIFKGHSGSKNKIKVKN; from the coding sequence ATGCCAAGATCTTTAAAAAAAGGACCATATGTTTCTCAAAAATTATACAAAAAAGTTTTAAAAAACATAGAATCTAAAAAAAAAATCGTTATTAAAACTTGGTCTAGGACATCTACTATTTTACCTGATTTTGTAGGACATACTTTTTCTATTCATAATGGGAAACAATTTATTAATGTGTATATTACGGAGAATATGATAGGACATAAACTTGGAGAATTTGCTCCTACTCGTATTTTTAAGGGCCATTCTGGTTCTAAAAATAAAATTAAGGTAAAGAATTAA
- the tsf gene encoding translation elongation factor Ts → MINSSNNMKKISIDKINELRKITGIGVMDCKEALKKTNGNIEDAVSFLRKKGKKISINHLSLEMKEGAVITAVNNDYSFGTIIGLSCETDFLSKSSIFLSLLSILSKKSLLYTNKEDFLTSLYNENTSIKEFITQKISVVKENIELKIFKRLESPFVIDYTHNNKISVLVGFSDKVNNLSCAKDIAMQIAAMNPISISKEDFPNFLVKKEIEIIKDQISKEGSYKKKPKNIIERIIKGKLDKFISENTLLNQKFIKKDKITIGNYLSKIDNKLKINSFKRISI, encoded by the coding sequence ATGATAAACTCATCTAATAATATGAAGAAAATATCTATAGATAAAATTAATGAACTAAGAAAGATTACAGGAATTGGAGTAATGGATTGTAAAGAAGCTTTAAAAAAAACTAATGGTAATATAGAAGATGCCGTTTCTTTTTTGAGAAAAAAAGGAAAAAAAATTTCTATAAATCATCTCTCTTTAGAGATGAAAGAAGGTGCAGTTATTACTGCTGTAAATAATGATTATTCTTTTGGAACAATTATAGGACTTAGTTGTGAAACTGATTTTCTTTCTAAAAGTTCTATTTTTTTAAGTCTTTTATCTATATTATCGAAAAAGTCTCTTTTATATACAAATAAAGAAGATTTTTTAACAAGTTTATATAATGAAAACACAAGTATAAAAGAATTTATTACTCAAAAAATATCAGTGGTAAAAGAAAATATAGAATTAAAAATATTCAAAAGATTAGAATCTCCATTTGTAATAGATTATACACACAATAATAAAATTTCAGTTTTAGTTGGTTTTTCGGATAAAGTAAATAATTTATCTTGCGCAAAGGATATTGCTATGCAGATTGCAGCAATGAATCCTATTTCAATAAGTAAAGAAGATTTTCCTAATTTTTTAGTTAAGAAAGAAATTGAAATTATTAAAGATCAAATATCGAAAGAAGGATCTTATAAAAAAAAACCAAAAAATATAATAGAAAGAATAATAAAAGGAAAACTTGATAAGTTTATATCTGAAAATACACTTCTTAACCAAAAATTTATAAAAAAAGATAAAATTACTATAGGGAATTACTTATCTAAAATAGATAATAAATTAAAAATAAACAGTTTTAAAAGAATTAGTATTTAA
- the rplB gene encoding 50S ribosomal protein L2, translating to MSIKKLKPTTPSQRFKIVNDFKEITVSKPEKSLTIGKGKSGGRNNVGKMTMRYFGGGHKKKYRIIDFKRRKFGIYATIKSIEYDPNRSSFISLLHYVDGEKRYILTMNGFKVGQKVISGNKIPFNVGNSTFLSEIPLGTNISCIELKPGQGAKIARSAGSFAQLFAKDGKYATIKLPSGETRMIMTTCMATIGVVSNVDHQLEKFGKAGKNRHLGKRPRTRGVAMNPVDHPMGGGEGKASGGIPRSRKGVPSKGFKTRLKRKYSNKYIIQRRKK from the coding sequence ATGTCAATAAAAAAACTTAAACCTACAACTCCTAGTCAGCGTTTTAAAATAGTAAATGATTTCAAAGAAATTACTGTTTCTAAACCTGAAAAAAGTCTTACAATTGGAAAAGGGAAATCTGGTGGTAGAAATAATGTTGGGAAAATGACAATGCGATATTTTGGTGGAGGACATAAGAAAAAGTATAGAATTATTGATTTTAAAAGAAGGAAGTTTGGGATATATGCTACTATAAAATCTATAGAATATGATCCTAATAGATCTTCTTTTATCTCTTTACTACATTATGTAGATGGTGAAAAAAGATATATTTTAACAATGAATGGATTTAAAGTAGGACAAAAAGTTATTTCTGGGAATAAAATTCCTTTTAATGTTGGAAATTCTACTTTTTTAAGTGAAATCCCACTTGGAACTAATATTTCTTGTATAGAACTTAAACCAGGTCAAGGAGCAAAAATAGCTAGAAGTGCAGGTTCTTTTGCTCAATTATTTGCAAAAGATGGAAAATATGCTACTATTAAACTTCCTTCTGGAGAAACTAGAATGATTATGACAACTTGTATGGCAACAATAGGAGTAGTTTCTAATGTTGATCATCAATTAGAAAAATTTGGTAAGGCGGGAAAAAATAGACATTTAGGAAAAAGACCAAGAACTAGAGGTGTTGCTATGAATCCTGTTGACCATCCAATGGGAGGTGGTGAAGGAAAAGCTTCTGGTGGTATACCTAGAAGTAGAAAAGGTGTTCCATCCAAAGGATTTAAAACTCGTTTAAAAAGAAAATATTCAAATAAATATATTATACAAAGAAGAAAAAAATAA
- the rplC gene encoding 50S ribosomal protein L3, giving the protein MYGLIGKNVGMTSVFSKDGENIPCTIVYIPLCYVVQVKTMNNDGYFSVQLGIEEKKIEKTNKSLLGHFKKAGISPKKKLLEFKCDSMPSFQIGSSIKINIFEEGELVDIKGISKGKGFQGVVKRHHFSGVGESSHGQHNRLRAPGSIGAGSDPSRVFKGKKMAGRTGGKSVTIKKIKILKVDAYKYFILLKGSVPGNKNSYLMIKKRKWN; this is encoded by the coding sequence ATGTATGGATTAATAGGTAAAAATGTAGGAATGACTAGTGTTTTTTCAAAAGACGGAGAAAATATTCCATGTACTATTGTTTATATTCCTTTATGTTATGTTGTTCAAGTGAAAACAATGAATAATGACGGATATTTTTCTGTTCAATTAGGGATTGAAGAAAAAAAAATTGAAAAAACTAACAAATCTTTACTTGGTCATTTTAAAAAGGCTGGTATTTCTCCAAAAAAGAAATTATTAGAATTTAAATGTGATTCTATGCCTTCATTTCAAATAGGTTCTTCTATTAAAATAAATATTTTTGAGGAAGGAGAATTAGTTGATATAAAAGGTATTTCTAAAGGAAAAGGGTTTCAGGGAGTAGTAAAAAGACATCATTTTTCAGGAGTTGGAGAAAGTAGTCATGGACAACATAATCGTTTAAGAGCTCCAGGATCAATAGGTGCAGGGTCTGATCCTTCGCGTGTTTTTAAAGGGAAAAAAATGGCAGGAAGAACAGGCGGTAAAAGTGTTACTATTAAAAAAATAAAAATTTTGAAAGTAGATGCTTATAAATATTTTATTCTTTTAAAAGGATCAGTTCCAGGAAATAAAAATTCATATTTAATGATTAAGAAAAGAAAATGGAATTAA
- the rpsJ gene encoding 30S ribosomal protein S10, translating to MGHDIKIKLKSYDYNLLDKSAEKIVNSVLPTGVILNGPVPLPTEKKIFTVLRSPHVNKKSREQFLLPTHKRLLQIHNASSKTVDALMKLELPSGVEAEIKV from the coding sequence ATGGGTCATGACATAAAAATAAAATTAAAATCTTATGACTATAATTTATTAGATAAGTCAGCTGAAAAAATTGTAAATTCTGTGTTACCTACAGGAGTAATATTGAATGGTCCAGTTCCATTGCCGACAGAAAAAAAAATATTCACAGTATTACGTTCTCCTCATGTAAATAAAAAATCAAGAGAACAATTTCTTCTTCCTACACATAAAAGATTATTGCAAATTCATAATGCTTCATCTAAAACTGTAGATGCATTGATGAAATTGGAATTACCAAGTGGAGTTGAAGCTGAAATAAAAGTATAG
- the gpmI gene encoding 2,3-bisphosphoglycerate-independent phosphoglycerate mutase, whose product MNNNKNRKLMLIILDGWGLSNDLHSSAIQKASTPFIDYCSNNYPFSSLHASGDFVGLPKGQMGNSEVGHINLGSGRKVIQNLEKINISIKNNSFHKRINFIFDKFLISKKRIHFMGLLSDGGVHSHMEHLFYLLKIAHERKMKDVFIHIFTDGRDSFPRKGIIYIKKLLKLTEKYTGKLSTVIGRYYSMDRDKKWERTKKAYDAMVFSKGNHTDDIIRTIEKLYDEEITDEFLPPLIIKNKDKNSVSSIKNGDVIFCFNFRSDRSRQITELLIGKKKLININETLKLEAYITMTCYDNKYNNVYSVFNQKYLKNTLGEVLEAQGKKQLRIAETEKYPHVTYFFSGGREIPFEKEIRILCKSPKVSTYDMKPEMSAENIVKKIIPELNNKTADFICLNFANPDMVGHTGKMKETIIACEFVDFYTKKCSEKALENLYTVIIVGDHGNADCMINLDKTPNTTHTTSLVPFILIDEEINKKNVLLREVAALSDVAPTILQLMGLPTPYVMSGISLIKELLL is encoded by the coding sequence ATGAATAATAATAAAAACAGGAAATTGATGTTAATAATTTTGGATGGATGGGGATTATCTAATGACTTACATTCTTCTGCTATTCAAAAAGCTTCTACTCCATTTATAGATTATTGTTCAAATAATTATCCTTTTAGTAGTTTACATGCTTCTGGAGATTTTGTTGGTCTTCCTAAAGGACAAATGGGAAATTCTGAAGTGGGGCATATAAATTTAGGATCTGGTAGGAAAGTAATTCAAAATCTAGAAAAAATAAATATTTCTATTAAGAACAATTCTTTTCATAAGAGAATAAATTTTATTTTTGATAAATTTTTAATTTCTAAAAAAAGAATCCATTTCATGGGGTTATTATCTGATGGTGGAGTTCATTCTCATATGGAGCATCTTTTTTATTTACTTAAAATAGCTCATGAAAGAAAAATGAAAGATGTATTTATACATATTTTTACTGATGGAAGAGATTCTTTTCCTAGAAAAGGAATCATATATATAAAAAAATTATTAAAATTAACAGAAAAATACACTGGAAAATTATCCACTGTTATTGGTAGATATTATTCAATGGATCGTGATAAAAAATGGGAAAGAACTAAAAAAGCATATGATGCTATGGTGTTTTCAAAAGGAAATCATACTGATGATATAATTCGTACTATAGAAAAATTATATGATGAAGAAATAACAGATGAGTTTTTACCTCCATTAATAATTAAAAATAAGGATAAAAATTCTGTATCTAGTATTAAAAATGGAGATGTTATTTTTTGTTTTAATTTTCGTTCAGACCGTTCTAGGCAAATAACTGAACTTTTAATAGGAAAAAAAAAATTAATTAATATCAATGAAACTCTAAAATTAGAAGCTTACATAACAATGACTTGTTATGATAATAAATATAATAATGTTTATTCTGTTTTTAATCAAAAATATTTAAAAAATACTTTAGGAGAAGTTTTAGAAGCACAAGGAAAAAAACAACTACGTATTGCTGAAACAGAGAAATATCCACATGTAACTTATTTTTTTTCAGGAGGCCGTGAAATTCCTTTTGAAAAAGAAATTCGAATATTATGTAAATCCCCTAAAGTTTCTACTTATGATATGAAGCCTGAAATGAGTGCAGAAAATATTGTAAAAAAAATTATTCCAGAATTAAACAATAAAACAGCAGATTTTATCTGTTTAAATTTTGCTAATCCGGATATGGTAGGTCATACTGGAAAAATGAAAGAAACTATAATAGCTTGTGAATTTGTTGATTTTTATACAAAAAAATGTTCTGAAAAAGCTTTAGAAAATTTATATACAGTTATTATAGTTGGAGATCATGGTAATGCAGATTGTATGATTAATTTAGATAAAACTCCTAACACTACTCATACTACATCTCTTGTCCCATTTATACTAATAGACGAAGAAATTAATAAAAAAAATGTTCTATTAAGAGAAGTTGCAGCATTATCAGATGTTGCACCTACTATTCTTCAACTAATGGGACTTCCTACTCCTTATGTCATGAGTGGAATTTCTCTTATTAAAGAACTATTATTATAA
- the rplV gene encoding 50S ribosomal protein L22, producing MNKYDHNNVSASLNGVRTSPRKIRLIANLIRNKELKKALEILMYSRKTKISFFLRKLLLSSFSNWNNKNKSDYKIDESLLYIKEIRVDQGKTLKRIRPVPQGRGHRIRKRSSNITVFLDKKNKV from the coding sequence ATGAATAAATATGATCATAATAATGTTTCAGCTTCTTTAAATGGAGTTAGGACTTCTCCAAGAAAAATAAGGTTAATAGCAAATTTAATACGAAATAAAGAACTTAAAAAAGCATTAGAAATTTTAATGTATAGTAGAAAAACTAAAATTTCTTTTTTCCTAAGAAAATTGCTGTTATCTTCATTTTCTAATTGGAATAATAAAAATAAATCTGATTACAAAATTGATGAATCTTTATTATATATAAAAGAAATAAGAGTTGATCAGGGAAAGACTTTGAAAAGAATACGACCTGTTCCTCAAGGAAGAGGTCACAGAATAAGGAAAAGATCAAGTAATATAACTGTTTTTTTGGATAAAAAAAATAAAGTATAA
- the rpsG gene encoding 30S ribosomal protein S7 yields MRKTNKKSKVYKPDPKFNEPLVTRFVNHLMKSGKKSIAYRIFYSAMKKIDLVKGKEEKTSLEIWKDGLKNIMPHIEVKSRRMGGANIQVPIPISPNNKITKAMKLLISCAAIRNEKTMSDKLAFEIWEAFKEQGEAVKRKENIHKMAEANKAFSHFRF; encoded by the coding sequence ATGAGAAAAACAAATAAAAAAAGTAAAGTATATAAACCTGATCCAAAATTTAATGAACCTCTTGTTACTAGATTTGTTAATCATCTGATGAAAAGTGGTAAAAAAAGCATAGCATATAGAATATTTTATAGTGCTATGAAAAAGATAGATTTAGTAAAAGGAAAAGAAGAAAAAACTTCATTAGAAATATGGAAAGATGGATTAAAAAATATTATGCCTCATATAGAGGTAAAAAGTCGTCGTATGGGTGGTGCCAATATTCAAGTTCCTATCCCAATTTCTCCCAATAATAAAATAACAAAAGCTATGAAGCTACTGATTTCCTGTGCAGCTATTAGAAATGAAAAAACAATGTCTGATAAACTAGCTTTTGAAATATGGGAAGCTTTTAAAGAACAAGGAGAAGCTGTAAAGAGAAAAGAAAATATTCATAAAATGGCAGAGGCTAATAAAGCTTTTTCACATTTTAGATTTTAA
- a CDS encoding 50S ribosomal protein L23, which produces MFFIRPVVTEKTSENDKNSIYTFYVCISCNKIQIKEKINKVFGCSVKSIRTMIYYRKNKSKYTKKGLLYGKTNKLKKAIIQLEENQKISFSKEKEI; this is translated from the coding sequence ATGTTTTTTATAAGACCTGTTGTTACAGAAAAAACATCAGAAAATGATAAAAATAGTATATACACTTTTTATGTGTGTATTTCTTGTAACAAGATTCAAATAAAAGAAAAGATAAATAAAGTTTTTGGTTGTTCTGTTAAAAGTATTAGGACTATGATTTATTATAGAAAAAATAAGTCAAAATATACAAAAAAAGGTCTTTTATATGGAAAAACAAATAAATTGAAAAAAGCAATTATTCAACTTGAAGAAAATCAAAAAATAAGTTTTTCAAAAGAAAAGGAAATATAA
- the rpsB gene encoding 30S ribosomal protein S2: MKINTQDLLKAGVHFGHIARKWHPNMRPFIFMKKGGIHIIDLSKTVVKLNKACEELENIVFSGKKILLVGTKDQAKEKVSYYAKIANMPCVTERWLGGLLTNFTTIRKSVKKMNNIEKMKKNGTFNTLSKKEKLLIDRLYTKLYKNLGSISNMNHIPGGIFLVDPNKEKIALSEAKKLKIPVFAMVDTNTNPNEIEYPIPSNDDSSKSINIILKYVSETIQKASSSRNKNDTINVENKIIIDNNKDKINNE; encoded by the coding sequence ATGAAAATCAATACTCAGGATTTGTTAAAAGCTGGAGTGCATTTTGGACATATTGCGAGAAAATGGCATCCTAATATGCGGCCTTTTATTTTTATGAAAAAAGGAGGTATTCATATTATAGATTTATCTAAAACAGTAGTTAAACTAAATAAAGCTTGTGAAGAATTAGAAAATATAGTTTTTTCTGGAAAAAAAATATTACTGGTTGGAACAAAAGATCAAGCAAAAGAAAAAGTATCTTATTATGCAAAAATAGCTAATATGCCATGTGTTACAGAAAGATGGTTAGGGGGATTACTTACTAATTTTACTACTATTCGTAAATCTGTAAAAAAAATGAATAATATAGAAAAAATGAAAAAAAACGGGACTTTCAATACTTTATCAAAGAAGGAAAAGCTATTAATCGACAGACTTTATACAAAATTATATAAGAACTTAGGGAGTATTTCAAACATGAATCATATACCAGGAGGTATTTTTTTAGTAGATCCAAATAAAGAAAAAATAGCTTTGAGTGAAGCTAAAAAATTGAAAATTCCAGTTTTTGCCATGGTAGATACGAATACTAATCCTAATGAAATTGAATATCCGATTCCATCTAATGATGATTCTTCAAAATCTATAAATATAATTTTAAAGTATGTATCAGAAACTATTCAAAAAGCATCATCTTCTAGAAATAAAAATGATACTATAAATGTAGAAAATAAAATAATAATAGATAATAATAAGGATAAAATAAATAATGAATGA
- the rplD gene encoding 50S ribosomal protein L4, whose amino-acid sequence MELKVLDINGNQTDKKIRFEDNLFSKKSYDHSVYLEIKRYLSAQRQGTHKSKERGELSGSRRKLHRQKGTGGSRKGDIKNPIFRGGGRVFGPRPRKYLTKINKHTKDMVRKFIFEKKLTENKVKVVETMKLDIPKTKFIVKFLDSLQLKNEKSLMIIGKSNRNLYLSSKNLKNFRLLDINELDCFSLLNFSYIILSEDSIEKVYKFLTVS is encoded by the coding sequence ATGGAATTAAAAGTTTTAGATATAAATGGAAATCAAACAGATAAAAAGATTAGATTTGAAGATAATTTGTTTTCTAAAAAATCTTATGATCATTCTGTATATTTAGAAATTAAGAGATATTTATCTGCTCAAAGACAAGGAACTCATAAGTCTAAAGAAAGAGGAGAATTATCAGGAAGTAGAAGGAAATTGCATAGACAAAAAGGAACTGGAGGATCTAGAAAAGGAGACATAAAAAATCCTATATTTAGAGGAGGAGGAAGAGTTTTTGGACCAAGACCAAGAAAATATTTAACGAAAATAAATAAACATACTAAAGATATGGTAAGGAAGTTTATTTTTGAAAAAAAATTAACAGAAAATAAAGTGAAAGTTGTAGAAACCATGAAATTGGATATTCCAAAAACTAAGTTTATAGTAAAATTTTTAGATTCTTTACAATTAAAAAATGAAAAGTCATTAATGATTATAGGAAAATCAAATAGAAATCTATATTTATCTTCTAAGAATCTAAAAAATTTTAGATTATTAGATATTAATGAATTAGATTGTTTTTCTTTACTAAATTTTTCATATATTATATTATCTGAAGATTCTATAGAAAAAGTTTATAAATTTTTAACCGTTTCATAA
- the fusA gene encoding elongation factor G has translation MEKDLKYTRNIGIAAHIDAGKTTTTERILFYTGINHKIGEVHDGAATMDWMLQEQERGITITSAATCCEWSYEEKKYQINIIDTPGHVDFTVEVERSMRVLDGMVVLFSAVDGVEPQSETVWRQADKYKIPRIAFVNKMDRQGADFLNVCSQIKKMLGANCIPLQIPIGSGDDFIGVVDLIYNKAIIWDDKNYGMTYKEIPVPSNMKNIVYDHKNKLIETLSEFDDTIMEKFLYDNPSSISEKDIIYSLQKNTIKMKIIPILCGSSFKNKGVQAMLDAICCYLPSPLDIKNVIGINPVNKTKEIRKPNEKEPFSALAFKIASDPFVGRLAFFRVYSGKIESGSYSYNSRSGNKERISRIYQMHANKQSPIEKIVAGDIAAVVGFKDIKTGDTLCDEKHPILLENISFPEPVIGLAIEPKYKSDIDKMSLALSKLMEEDPTFQVRTDNNTGQTIISGMGELHLEIIIDRMKREFKVEINHGKPQVEYKEALTSLVEHREIYKKQTGGRGKYADVLFRLEPGNKGESGLVFINKIKGGNIPKEYIPSIEKGCREMMKSGPLSGYEINNAKITILDGSYHSVDSDQISFELAGKFGFREAAKKADPVLLEPIMKLEVLVPEDNMGDVIGDLNRRRGVIQNMSNRNNIKVIQAIVPLYEMFGYVTVLRTLSSGRGTSIMEFSHYEVVPETIKNNIIVIGKEKKEKINKKK, from the coding sequence ATGGAAAAGGATTTAAAGTATACAAGAAATATAGGAATAGCAGCACATATTGATGCAGGAAAAACTACTACTACTGAAAGAATATTATTCTATACAGGAATAAATCATAAAATAGGGGAAGTTCATGATGGTGCAGCTACTATGGATTGGATGCTTCAGGAACAAGAACGTGGAATTACTATTACTTCTGCTGCTACATGTTGTGAATGGTCTTATGAAGAAAAAAAGTATCAAATAAATATTATAGATACTCCAGGACATGTAGACTTTACTGTTGAAGTAGAAAGATCTATGAGAGTTTTAGATGGAATGGTTGTTTTATTCAGTGCTGTAGATGGTGTAGAACCTCAATCTGAAACAGTTTGGAGACAGGCAGATAAATATAAAATTCCAAGGATAGCTTTTGTTAATAAAATGGATAGGCAAGGTGCAGATTTTTTAAATGTTTGTTCTCAAATAAAAAAGATGTTAGGAGCTAATTGTATTCCATTACAAATTCCTATTGGAAGTGGAGATGATTTTATTGGAGTAGTAGATTTAATATATAATAAAGCAATAATATGGGATGATAAAAATTATGGAATGACATATAAAGAGATTCCTGTTCCATCAAATATGAAAAATATTGTATATGATCATAAAAATAAACTTATTGAAACTTTATCGGAATTTGATGATACAATAATGGAAAAATTTTTATATGATAATCCTTCTTCTATATCCGAGAAAGATATAATTTATTCTTTACAAAAGAATACTATAAAAATGAAAATTATACCTATACTTTGTGGTTCTTCATTTAAAAATAAAGGTGTACAAGCTATGTTAGATGCTATATGTTGTTATCTTCCATCTCCTCTTGACATAAAAAATGTAATAGGAATTAATCCTGTTAATAAAACAAAAGAAATAAGAAAGCCAAATGAAAAAGAACCTTTTTCTGCTTTAGCATTTAAAATAGCAAGTGATCCATTTGTAGGACGTTTAGCTTTTTTTAGAGTATATTCTGGAAAAATTGAGTCTGGTTCTTATAGTTATAATTCAAGATCTGGTAATAAAGAACGTATTTCTAGAATATATCAAATGCATGCTAATAAACAAAGTCCAATAGAAAAAATTGTAGCTGGTGATATAGCTGCTGTTGTTGGTTTTAAAGATATTAAGACAGGTGATACATTATGTGATGAAAAACATCCTATTCTATTAGAAAATATATCATTTCCAGAACCTGTAATAGGATTAGCTATTGAACCAAAATATAAATCTGATATAGATAAAATGAGTTTAGCTCTATCTAAATTAATGGAAGAAGATCCTACTTTTCAAGTAAGAACTGATAATAATACTGGACAAACTATTATTTCTGGTATGGGAGAACTTCATTTAGAAATAATTATAGATAGAATGAAAAGAGAATTTAAAGTAGAAATAAATCATGGAAAACCACAAGTAGAATATAAAGAAGCTTTAACGAGCCTAGTGGAACATAGAGAAATTTATAAAAAACAAACTGGAGGTAGAGGAAAATACGCAGACGTTCTATTTAGATTAGAGCCTGGAAATAAAGGAGAATCTGGGTTAGTTTTCATTAATAAAATAAAGGGAGGAAATATTCCAAAAGAATATATTCCTTCAATAGAAAAAGGATGTAGAGAAATGATGAAAAGTGGTCCTCTTTCTGGATATGAAATTAATAATGCTAAAATAACTATTTTAGATGGATCATATCATTCAGTTGATTCTGATCAAATTTCTTTTGAACTTGCAGGTAAATTTGGTTTTAGAGAAGCCGCTAAAAAAGCTGATCCAGTATTGTTAGAACCAATTATGAAATTAGAAGTTCTTGTTCCTGAAGATAATATGGGAGATGTCATAGGAGATTTAAATAGAAGAAGGGGGGTAATACAAAATATGAGTAATCGTAATAATATAAAAGTTATTCAAGCTATAGTTCCATTATATGAAATGTTTGGATATGTTACAGTTTTACGAACTCTTTCTTCTGGAAGAGGTACTTCTATTATGGAATTTTCTCATTATGAAGTTGTTCCAGAAACAATAAAAAATAATATTATTGTCATAGGGAAAGAAAAAAAAGAAAAAATTAACAAAAAAAAATAG